Proteins found in one Homalodisca vitripennis isolate AUS2020 chromosome 4, UT_GWSS_2.1, whole genome shotgun sequence genomic segment:
- the LOC124360500 gene encoding uncharacterized protein LOC124360500 — MLRKAAKASRPILASPHLVRQTRRIRSARHYGTIARKQTGKKQSTKAGKENTSRLFVVLREASQGRYYRFERLYPRRVQRLRPPGARHEGVDAPEAFRPLSNTQHYQRDGPLHHRQCDTKASGRRPVSLVK, encoded by the exons ATGCTGAGAAAAGCCGCCAAGGCCTCAAGACCGATCCTGGCTAGTCCTCACTTAGTCCGTCAG ACTCGTCGCATTCGATCTGCCAGACACTACGGAACCATCGCAAGGAAACAAACAG GGAAAAAACAATCGACGAAAGCCGGAAAAGAAAACACAAGCAGGTTGTTTGTGGTGCTTCGTGAGGCGAGCCAGGGCAG gtACTACAGATTCGAGAGGCTCTACCCCCGTCGGGTACAGAGATTACGACCCCCTGGTGCACGGCATGAGGGAGTGGATGCCCCTGAAGCCTTCAGACCCCTTAGCAATACCCAGCACTACCAGCGAGATGGCCCGCTCCATCATCGCCAATGTGATACAAAAGCTTCCGGACGACGACCTGTCTCCctcgtaaaataa